A stretch of DNA from Triticum dicoccoides isolate Atlit2015 ecotype Zavitan chromosome 2A, WEW_v2.0, whole genome shotgun sequence:
AGGTGGTGCCCTCTATGCTTTAGGTTTGATTCATGCCAACCATGGCGAAGGAATCAAACAATTCCTCCGTGAAAGCCTTCGCAACACCAGTGCAGAGGTGACATTCTGTTCCTTGTCCTTGTGTAATGCTATTTATATTGTGTATGTATATTTTTCTTACCTAAAACCGTATTATGCAGGTCATCCAGCATGGTGCCTGTTTGGGACTTGGGCTTGCATCTCTGGGGACAGCAGATGAAGAAGTGTTTGAAGACATAAAGAATGTCCTTTACACAGACAGTGCTGTGGCTGGTGAAGCAGCTGGTATTGGCATGGGTTTGCTCATGGTTGGGACAGCCAGTGAGAAGGCCGCTGAGATGCTCGCTTATGCACATGATACACAGCATGAAAAGATTATCAGGTCAGTGCTGTTTAATTATTGTTGCGGTATTTCTGAAGATGCATCCAGCTCTTGTTTCTGACATCTCTCTCTCTGCAGGGGTTTGGCACTTGGCATCGCATTGACAGTGTATGGCAGGGAGGAGGAAGCTGACACCTTGATCGAACAAATGACTAGAGATCAAGATCCCATACTACGTTATGGTGGTATGTATGCATTGGCTCTAGCCTACAGAGGAACTGCAAACAACAAAGCTATCCATCAGCTGCTGCATTTTGCTGTATCGGACGTCAGTGATGATGTTCGTAGGACTGCTGTTATGGGTCTTGGATTTGTTCTATACAACGAACCTGAGCAGGTATGTAGCATTGAAATGCCTTAGTGTTTAAATAGATGCCCTGTGTTCAAATTTATTCCAAGGAACAACATAGATCTTTTCATTATGAATTTATATGCTCTTTGCCATCTAATAAGATTTTTTTTTGCTAAAATACACAATCACCAATAGCTTTGATCCACACCTTACATCTTCTCAATAGCTTTGATCCACAACTTACATCTTCCGTTCTGATCATGCAGACTCCAAGAATTGTGTCCCTGCTCTCTGAATCGTACAACCCACATGTTCGTTATGGTGCAGCTTTAGCTGTTGGGATATCCTGTGCAGGAACAGGGTTAAGTGATGCCATTTCCTTGTTGGAGCCTCTCACATCGGACGTTGTTGACTTTGTGCGCCAGGGGGCTCTAATTGCTATGGCAATGGTCATGATCCAGACGAACGAGTCCTTTGATTCTCGTGTTGGAACATTCAGGCGTCAGTTGGAGAAGATCATTCTTGACAAGCATGAGGACACCATGAGCAAAATGGGCGCCATTCTTGCTTCTGGTATTCTGGATGCTGGTGGTAggaatgtcacaattaaacttctcTCGAGGAACAAGCATGACAAGCTCACTGCTGTGATTGGCCTTGCTGTATTCACCCAGTTCTGGTACTGGTATCCTCTCCTATACTTCATTAGCCTGGCCTTCTCGCCAACAGCCATCATTGGTCTCAACTCAAACCTGGAAGTGCCGAAGTTTGAGTTTCTGTCACATGCTAAACCGTCCCTCTTTGAGTATCCGAAACCGACCACTCAGCAGACTACGACTTCAGCAGTCAAGTTGCCCACAGCCATTTTGTCAACCTATGCCAAGGCAAAATCTAGGGCGAAGAAGGATGCAGAAAGCAAAGCTGCTAACCAGGAGAAGACAGCAGAAGCAGAAAGCAAAGCTAACCAGGAGAAGTCAACAGCAGAAAGCAAACCTAGCCAGGAGAAATCAACGGATGCAGAAAGCAAAGCTAAGACAACGGAAGATGCTTCTGGTTCTACTTCAGGCGATGCAGCCAAGACACAGGAGAAGGACGGTGATGCAATGCAGGTAAGAGAGACTCCACTTCATTTTTTTACCATGTTTCACATCCAAGAATTTTACCAACTTTGGTAGGTTCAGCTCATAATTAAACCATGTTAGTTAGTTAATTCTCTTGCTTTACACAACCATGCTAGGTATTCCTGCAAtagctctccctaataataaattaCTAAGATGCCACAGCGCAGCTCAGCATAGCACTGTTTCTAGATGTAAGCCTGTTAATAGAGTTTTCAGTATGGAATCTTGTGTTTGGTAGGTAGCGAACTTGTGATTCATATCATATCTAGCCGAAGTTTCTTTTTTGGCATCAGCTCCAATGAACATGGTCGGTTCATTTGAGTGAACCAACCCCCATTCACTCTGGCCTCTTATGAATTTACCCGCCTCTCAATCTTTGTTCCCAGGTTGACGGCGCGGCAGAGAAGAAGGCCCCGGAGCCAGAACCTGCCTTCCAGATCCTGGCAAACCCAGCCCGCGTTGTCCCTGCGCAGGAGAAGTTCATCAAGTTCATCGAGGGCAGCCGTTACGTCCCCGTGAGGCCCGCTCCCTGCGGGTTCATCCTCCTCCGAGACACGCAGCCCAGCGAGGCTGAGGAGCTCGTGCTCACCGACGCCCCCGCGACCGTGGCCACGGGCGCCGGCAACaatgcagcagccgctgccgcggggcaAGGCTCGGCTGCCATGGCCGTCGACGACGAGCCCCAGCCGCCCCAACCTTTCGAGTACTCGGCGTAAGCTGCTGTGGTAGGATGGAGCGTTGTCTGTACTCACCCACTAGCTATACGTTGTTGCTTATTCCTTTTTCAAGAGTGCGAGGGAATTTGTTGTTTGTTGGAAACTGTGTAGAATCGTCATGAGTAGAGAACTCAACTCTGAACGGGAGTTACAGGATATGTGCTCAACCAATGTTTGCATCAAGGAAGACGATTTGATTTATATTTTCAGTCGCATACAAGGATAATTTGTTGCAATTTTAATTCAAAACTGCGGGGCGTGCTAGAAAGAGATGGACCAAACAACGACCTTGGATATTTGCCAGAACTACAGCcccatctctttttcttttttggaaAGAGCCCTATCTTGGTGGTTGTCCTTGCCTAATTTGTACGTTTACCCACTCTCACCCTTTTGCTTTCAATTTGGTATGTTGTTTGTGCATTCACCCCGGCTTGTATGAAGTCGAAGCCCAAAGTCCATGCTTTCTTTGATCCGGTTGAGTTTGTTGCATCAACCGATTGATATATTTACTCAAACGGAATGAACAACAGGAACCATACAATCTGCATAAAATTACACATGTTTGTTCATCTGAAGAATAGAAAAAACTACACATCTGCAATGTTGCGGACCAAAAGTTTGTGCCACAGCAAAGCTTGCTATTCCTTCGTAGTCCAAATTGAGGTATCTCAACTCTGCGGCTCGTAAGATTTCTTTCTCGTATAGCAGCAAAATGCCATCCACATCTCTCGCCTACTCTGCTTATTATCATGTATCAGCAGCATGCAGATGACACATGCAGAAAAAATACATTCAAATTTAAACATGTcatttttttctgaaaaaatatCATGAGTGTTCAAAAGACACATGTCTGCAACTTGTAAAAAATTCAAACCGAAATTTGAGATACACatggagaaacaaaaaagaaatatcCAGATGTGAATACTACCATCTTCACTTTTGTCTTCTTTTGATACTCTTCATGACGGATTTGTCCTTTTTATTTCAGTGTGTATTTGAGTTTGGATCTGATTTTTTTTTAGGAGTTGTAAACACTTGTATTGTGAACAtccatgaatttttttgaaacatttatatttgaatttttttaagcTGGGAGCATGGGAGGATTTAATGAACTATAAAATATTTGATCTTgtcattcaaaaaaaaaatctttgaTCTTGTCCAATAAAAAAGTGAGTTTATAATAATCCTGATACATGTTGTTCTAAAAAAAATCAATTCAGAATAtgtgatttctagaagaaaaaagaACATCAGAATAACTGCAGTGCGTTTACAATAATCCTGATGGTGAACCACACAATTTCTATCCATGTTTAATTAGAAAAGGCACAAACCATAAACTGACCCTCGTTCTCTCTCAAAATAAAAAACAGGCCAAATCATTGCACAATTACCGTTGGGAGCCATGAAGAAAATAACAGACATTTTACTAAAACATTCAGATCAATTTTTCTTTAGAACATGGAGTACTACTCAGATCAATTTAGGTAGGTGCAGAACGCAGAGGACATGCAAAATCAAGAGTTTCTCCAATGCTGCTCTGTTGTGTTCGTGTCTTTGTTGCAGATAAGGGCAAGGAAAAACCACAGGTCAAGCCAATGCAATGGTAATACATTCTTGTGATCCACACACTACCCAGGAGCAAAAATTATAAGAGAACGGGTATATGCGaccatgaatcaagtgccaaattaTCCATCTGTATTCCTCAACTTTCGAGGGTTGTAAATTCGTACTCCCTAAACTAAAACCACAACaggttctcaaaaaaaaaaaaaaactaaaaccACAACAAGCATTTCGGAACGGATGGAGTAGTAAGCAACACCACCACACATTTCAAAACTAGCGGCAACATTTGCAGAAGCCCCATCACAATGCCGCTTGCTGGAGACAAATCTATGGACCTACACGCCggggtctgaaaaagcagaagcacccGGGGTTCGTCCCTTCCGGGATCATGCCCCCACCCTTGGTCGTGTCAAGATCCTCCAGTAGATGCACCACCTCCTTCATCTCGGGCCGCTTATCAGGGTCAGCATCCCAGCATCTCTTCATGATGTTCGCCAACCGGGTCAGGCAGCAGCGTGGGATCTTGGGTCGCAGATTCTATGCACACGACATAAAAAGCAAACCTATAAGCAAAAAATATTGTTGCGTAGGCTTGTTTTAACACATATTTGCATGCATAATTCTTCTGGGTGTAATATTTAGCGAGGGATCTGACGGAAAACATACATTGTGAACAACAGCAAACGAGACCTCTACCGAGCTCATGTCTGGATAGTACGGCATGTCACAGCAGTAGATCCCCCACAAGCATATCCCAAAGCTGTAAACATCGGACTTCCTGTCGTATGGCTTGCCCTCAATAACCTGCACAGAGAAACAACAACAACAGATTGCTTTTGTTGTGAAGAAACACAAGAATTGAGCACAGAAATCGTTGAAAGCGATTGGTTGGCAGCAAGATACCTCCGGGGCCATGTAACCGAGTGCGCCTGTCATGTCCTCCGGATTCTTAGCCTGCACACAGGCGAAGCCAAAGTCGGCAATCTTAACGACCGCCTCCTCTGTGCCAAGAAGCATGCTCTCAGGTTTGACATTCCGATGCACGATATTTTTCGAGTGAAGATAGCTCAGTCTGCAAAAGAAAATATATGAGAGTAAATAATCTTAACGATCTAGCCAGCTTGCTTACCCATTGGCCAAATCCAACGCAAACTCAACCACAATTTTGTATCCGATCTTTCTCGCCCTGTGAGCATATAGATATCGTCTCAGTGATCCTAAATAGAGATATTCAAAGACAACACAACAGGCTCTCTCTGGCAGATCTCTGGGTGCACTGCTCTCGCCGCTATCGGCCGGAATGCTACGGTCAGTGGTATCCATTGATGCACCGATGAACTGCAAGGAAGAGAATACGACACATTCAATGTACCACACAAAGAAAAACTCAGTAGACAGCGTTGTAGTGCCTATTATCGGTCTTGAGGTAACATTGTTATAACGCACCGAAAATGAACTGACGCTACCCCAAAAAATAATGAACATTAAACATTGGTAATACAGTATGCGGGTGCGCAATGAGCAAAAAAATATTCACCCTTGCAACACTTCGGTGTTTGAGATCCTTCCAGACAGCAACCTCCTTCCTGAATGCTTCGCTCTGAGTAGAAATTTCAGCCTCTGTCATAAAGCCATCTTCTCCCCACTCCAATACTTTAGCTTCATACACGATGAAGAAAAAATAAATGCATTATAACACTATAATCTTTGGGAGCTAGCTCGGGGCATTGTAGTGCGCATTTTGGCAGTTCGGTAAAATTATATTTCAACAGAACTCAAAAGTATACAACTGAACTTGAGGATGTTCATCAGAGATATTTTGTCCATTTGATGAAATGCTATTTAGGGCATGTATTTATGGACCTGTGCACAAGATTGCAATGACGGCATGCCGCGAATATCTACAAGAGTTAAACATAAATGGCCTAACACGACACTTGGATCAGCTTAAGGTTCGCTGACTATTAAGAAACAAAAGCTTAAAAATAAAATTCCAATTTTAATCTTATGAATGCACATTACTTGCTCAGGACATCTAAAGACACATGTGGAGCTTTAGCAGGAACAAACCAAAGAAGATCAACGTGTCCAAGGTCCGCAATGATGATTTATCAATGACGACGAATTGAGAGGGTCTGAATTATAAATTGTTCATGCACAAGAAATATGCACATGCAGCAGATGATAACAATACAGCCATACTATGTGCATGATGATAATAAAGCATATAACACAGAAGATGATCCAGCCGATTCGCACTATTCAATTCCAAGATTAAAGCTCCACATCTACTCAAACAGGTGAGCCTTATGATTCTATCACTCATAACATCAATGGACCACCCAAGGCAGGGAAATTAGCATGGTCCACTGACGAAGAAAACAAAAGCAGAAACATAAATTTCCAGCTTTAGGAAATTTTAATCTTTTTTACTGGAGGCCTGACGCGTACGGACTAGACATGTCTACTCGCAAGAATTTAGATGAACGTGTCCAAAGCCCAGCAACGATGATCCATATATAGATTCGAAGTGCCAAACCAGCACCAAATTAAAGAGCATCGCATCGAGAAATAAACAAGATCGCAGAGATACAGTGCTACCTAGGACCTGTCTGCCATTGTAGGTGGCGCTGCAGAAGCTGCCGAAGGATCCGGGCGATTCCCGGTGGTGGATGTCGAGCTTGGCGAGGTCGATCTCCCGGGACGCCATGGGCCGGTCGCCGCCGCCCTTGCGCAGCCGCTTCACCATGGCAAGGGTCCACGCCGCTCCGGGAGGGCAGCGCTCTCAGATTGTGTTGGCACGGCTAGCCGGGATCCTACTCCCCTGCAAATCTCTGTTTAAACAGATGCTGCAGATATCTCTGGCGGGCATGCATATCTCGTCTCATATATAGTCCTATATGCCAGCCAAAAAAGTCTCTCATAACAGCCAAGCTAGATCGTCCATGTACATGTTTATGGATAATCCCCGCAAAAAGGACATTTATTTGTATATCAGCAAAGCCGAGGAAGCAACACAAGCTGAGACCGTCAAGCGAGCAGCGAGGACGCGCCATCGCGCCCGCGTCCCTCAGCCGGAAACAGTCGCATGGGTACGTAAATAATGAACCAAATAAGGCAGCAGGAAGGACCAAACATATACTACCACGTTAattaacaaaaacaaaaaaaaacccgTACTGTCAGGCTCCACATCTTCTATCTAACCTAAAAATACACGACCATACTGTGTTGTGTGGCCGAGAGAAAGGCTACAGAACCAGGGGCTGATAACAAACCTCTTAAGCAGTTGTACCAAAAATAACAGATTCAAACGTAGCGTCGGCTACTTTCTCAACAATCTTCGCTACATGGGGCATAATTCACACTCCCAGCAACCTACAGGCACGACACGATCTGGAAGGAGCGAGCCCTCCATAGTTTTTGAGCCAACATCTGCCACCAATTCCCTTTCTCGTGCCGAGAACATGGGTGCGACTCAAAACCAAGTATCACCGACTACAGTACTACTGCTGTTCCTTGTTCTTGAGCTCAGTCTCGATGACCCGTAGTTTCTGATTGTTCTCCTCGTTGAGGAGCGACAGCCTCTCCAGCGAAGACTTCATCAgcgacatctgggactccgaaacgTGGCCTCTTCCGGCCTTCGGCGCCTGCCATGGCGCCATTCCTGTGCCGGTTGCACCACCCCCCAAAGACGGTTGGGTGAACCGTTTCATCCTCGTGCTCAGGGCAGCAATGGAAGTACGCAGAGCGTCCAGCTCCACGTCCGCAAACCTATCTGCAAGTTTTAGCAGACACAAAGTATGTTAGGGCATGATGAGGATGTAAAGGGAGAATATGCAAAGTCAGGTTTCTAGATTACGGACCAAGCTGTGACTTGAACTCCAGCTCTGCCTGTGACAATGGTTTCTTGTTTGCGGCAGGCAGCATCTTGAAGCTTTCTATGCGCTTCTCCAACAGATCATACACCTTGGAGGCCCGTTCGACCCGCCTGTTTATCTCCTCATCTTTGGCTTCTATGGATAGAAGTGATTGCTTCACTGCTTGTAGGCGTTTCTGCTTGTCTTCAATCTCTGTCTTCACATAATCTTCGTGTTCCTTGAGCTCAATGAAAACCTGAACATCATTCAAATGAACCCACAATCGTTAGTGATATGCTTATATTGTGGGGATTAAAAGATGTAACAGGTTCAGTTATCTCCAGAAGGGAATGACTTTTACTTGTGCACCAACAATGGCATATGACATATTCTAAGTTGATAAGGGATATGCACAAAATACCATAATGATAGCTCTTACCTTGTGCCCATACTCCACATAGTGCTCATGGAAAACCTTAATATAGTGATGAAGTGTGGACTTCCCTTCGATGGAGTCAGGAGTCAACGACCTCAGGCTTGTTGAAGATGGAAGTATGGGTGGATCTGGACCAGCAAGAAGTTCTTTGCTGATCATTCCAGTTGTGGAAGATTCTACATCCTTGATGTCCTTGCTACATATGTCAAGCTGAAGAGGTGTTGGTTCCTTCCAACCCTTCATTTCTACCACAAAGCACTCGCCAGTGTATGTGATGCCAACTAACTGCACATGGCCATACGCATCAGCTATGGCGACAAATCCagaaaggaagggagaacttgtatCACTGTTGCCTGTGGTGAGTACAGGATGCACCGAGGGTGGTGTGGAAGCCATTTCAGGGTATGAAAACGGCAGGAAGTGCAACGTGACCATGTCAAGTCCCCCTCCATGCGCACAATAAAATCTCTCTGGGACAAGGGGATCCAGAAACAGTGATAAAGAGCTACCATTAGAAGTTTTTGGTAGTGCCAAATCCACAATTGAGAGCCTTAGCAAAGGAGGAGAGTGTCCCATCCAGACAGCTTCTGTATTGCTCTTCGCATTTGATCCCATACTCGATGAACGATGTGATCTCAAGGCCGACGAATCTTGTGGATTAGAGTCACATATCATAGCAACGCTCTTTATGCGTCCATGTGAATCGACATTAAGGCGAGTAGGAACCCCAATGCTCCATTGTGGTTGGATTTCATCGGCTAGAGCATCAATCTGGAGCTGTCCACTACCCCAGGCAGTTACAAGAACTGAATCTTTGCCAACAGAGCTGTACACAAAACCCACAGCTTTACCTTCACAAGAGCTGCTCTTGCCTTCGAGTTCATTGTTTTCCTCGCAAACTCTACAAAGAGGCCCCTGCATGGGTGCTCAATCTTAATACACATTGATTCATGATAAAAACATAGAATGAAGGTCATAGAAAATAGCAGTCAGAATTTGGAGAACCAAATTCTCAATTTCTCATGACAAGAAATGATGATATTTCTTGGTTATCAAAGCAGTTCAGGAATAGTTGGTATTTTGTTGATTTTCTGTATAACATGTTTCGTAAGCTTTAACATTTAATTTATACTACAGATTGGTCTTGTTTCCAAGGAACTTCAGAATTCAAAATGAGTGGTAGATTTACAAACAGAAAATTTTATGCCTATAGTAAGTCAGCCAAATATAACCACAACAGTGATTTTCAAAGAGAATTAAAACAGTAAAATCAATGTTCAACATAGTATTTACTATTTTCTTCCTCCAAAAGCGTACTGGCTATCAGAACATTTAACCAATTGTCCGGCCATGACCAAAACTGTGGGCACAATATTTGTTGACATATTTCTCAAAAAATATATTTGCTGACACAATTACAGTAGTAAAACTGCGCCTGCAGAGGAAGTGTGGCAGACATGACTGTGCAATTTGTGGCAAATGTTTGGTCACGAGCCAAATGGCTCCTACCCTTACAAATCAACAATCTTATGTACTAGAAAAGCATCGGATTGACTATGAGCACTTAAATGAACAAATTACTAGTTTAAGAGGCATGCCTTTTTTCCTTCCTCTTCATCATGGTTGCGTTACATCATCCTAACTTTATATACAGCAGGAATAGAGGCGATGTGCTACTTGTATCCACGGTTAAATCTCACCTCAAAATATTTCTGACCAAAAGTAATTTACTTTGTTCCTTCTAAAGGTGCTTACTTTTTTCCTTCTAAAGGTGTTTACTTGATATTCACATGTTAAAACCGAATGCAATAATGCATGAGAAAATTTCATACGTCTAGCCATCCCAAGATAATAAAAGCATCAGCCCCGTTCGAACACCACAAGCTGAATTCTCCAGTTAAACACATAGAGCTACACTTGCTCGGTCATTCtcaggtactccctccattccaaaatagatgacccaaccttATACTAACTTTATACTAGACCCATTCTcaggtactaaagttagtataaggttgggtcatctattttggaacggagggagtatatttcagAAAGTCGATAGAAGCGTACCTGTAGACTTAGAGAATCGTCTACTGGGGCATATGCACGAGCTCTTGACATCAGCGTGCTGCTATCTGCTGATTGACGTAACAGCTCCGGAAATGTTGCCTCCAACCATGCAATTGCCAAATGTGAGTTCGTGACAACATTTGGATTTGAAGATTTCAACCCAAATGTATTAACATCTTCATATATCTCTTCGATATGTTTCTTACTATAGTCACTGCATCATAGAAAATAATTGCCAAATCAATGTAGATAAAGTACAACCTACAGCATGAAATTAAGTAGTTCTCACAATGTTAGGCAACATATCGAAATAAAATGTTAGGCAACATAAAAATGATAAGCGCTGAAAGAAGGGAGCAGATAGAAGTGCAATATTACCATCCAAATGGAACAACGGGGCAGAGCACAAAAATTGAACCATCACTGAACAAGATGAAAACCTGCATAAACAGGCTTACATGTGAAACAAAGCACAGGAATTGACTACTCAACATACAAAACATTAATCCTAATCAAGGTAACTTTGAAGAGACTACACATGTATGTCCAAACAACATATCAAATGacaacttgaaagaaaaattgaaatgcATGAGGCATCAAGTAACTTCCTGTAATTCTGTTATGAACAGCACGGTGTAGACTTCACACAAAAAAAAAATAGTATTGATACAGTCATACAAAAACAGTAAATAAGCATGGCATTCCCAAATTCATTGGACAAAGAAGCTGTATAGATACTGTAGTAATATCCATTGATACCATAAATATTTGTACCATGTAATAAGCTTAAAGCCTTAAACTAGCAAAACGATAAATTCCCATGTGCAAAATTCACTGCCAAATTGCTCTAGAGCTGTTTGAAGTTACTCTAAGTGTGATACTATCTTGCTTGCTATATTAAAATAACAATCCTGATAAATTTGTAAACTATTCTGGGCAAGTTTATTTTTGAGAGGGCTTCTATTATCTACTATCTAGGCAACTGCAACCAAGAGACATACCGAAAATCTATCCCACAGATGATCACTGCCATAAGAGAATGCCACTGGACAAATTGACGAAGCATTCTGACATCTTCCAGGTAGAATTGGCTGCAAATAAAATTCCTGCTCTGGTTGCTCTAAATCAAATGAGAGGTCAAATAACCTGCATAGATGGTTATTGATTATTTTATCTTACAGAAAATTTAATATAGTGGTTCCATTATGTTGATCTAAGAATATTGTACCAGTTTTTTAAGAAGAGATGAAGAATGGGCGTAGAAATAAATAAATATACATGATGACACACAGAAAAAAAGGGTACTTGATATGGGAATGGACAGAGGAAAATACATTTCCCATTTACATAAACTCCAACAAATTGCATGCTAAATAAGCTTAAATTAGCCCCTCCATGTAGCACCAAAATCCATTTTAGCATACCTGAAAACAGCATCTGATGTCAAAACACCAAAATGGCTGCTGCTAAAAGGGTGCCAAGATGTCTGCAGAACTTTTATGCCATTGTTATTGGTAGGTAAAATCTGAGAAGCAACTGGTGCGGTCCTGTAGTCAAATGCAGGGGAAGGTAACATTATAGTATAATAAAGTTATGAACAATGGGTCAATGgcatcaaaagaagaagaaaagatagCTATACATCCCATTAATCTAAACTGCAGAGTGAATGAAAACTCTGTAGACGCCTTCTTTAATACCCCAATGAGAAGAGTagaagattgctcttgatgtgcatGACTAATGAGAAGAGTagaagattgctcttgatgtgcatGACTAATGACATGCAAGAGAAATAAAAGAATATTCTTCCACTGGTTTCAATTTTTTATTGCAAAAAAAATATTCATAACTACAATATCTCAAAATATTCTGGAAATAAAGGAGCAAGAGTGCATTATCAACATGAGATATGGTTGTGATGAAGATATATACCTGCATATGATTGTATCACCATCTTCTGATACCCTCTCATGTACATACAAAACATTTATGTTATGTGATCCAGCTAGGAGTAATGATGACCCATCCGTATTTAGTGATATATGAGTGACCTCGTAACCAAGATCCGTCTCCGGCATCAACATCTGGACAACACAGGAGCGACATCGATTATGTCAATGCAAGATAGTACAGAACAATCATCATGGCAAAGAAAGAATACCTACTGTGGAAACTTATAAAAGATTACACCACAAGCAATGAGTACAAACATAAAAGTTTTCTCAATTTAACTATGACAGCATTTCATGACAAAAAGTGAGATCAAATGAAGCAAATAATGCCGCAAACAAAACCAGTTAGGTAGAAATGTAAAATAGGCCTTATTTTTGGCATAGGAATACACACATTCCAAAAGGCTATCATATCTCTATGTCAGGAATGGAAATTTCCCAATGTATTAAATAGTGGGCTATGCCATTTAGCGGCGGCTCGGCCAGAAGCTATTAAAAGCCATAGCGAAGCTAAGCCCCATTTAGCGTTTTTCTTaaattgtgatttttttgaaaaaaattgggtATCAGGCTTCATATGTGATATATCGCATATACTTGACATAAACACATGTTCGCACAACAAAACCGGAGCTCCAATGGGTACCTTAATTCAATAACCAAGCTTCACACTATGCACCACATATATCACTATATCAGAAACAAGAACAATAGAATAATGCAGCGGAATGGTTTCATATAGCGCCTTAGCAGGCTAAATGACTCCAAATTTAGCGCTAGCGGGAAATAACGGGCTATTGGCGTCATTTCCAATTTAGTATTAAAATTGCATAGCTTTAGCGGGAGAGCTCTCAAAGGCTATAGCGGGGCTATAGCCGGATATTTAAAACTTTGAAATTTCCCCAATATGAGGAAGGAATCAGTAACTTTCTTTTGAAGTCTTAGTCCACATCCAAATAAAAAGTGTACAACTATGCCTCAGCCTCCCCCATGTATGTTCTCGTCTAACCTCCAAAACGTGAAAATGCACAACTTAGGTGG
This window harbors:
- the LOC119356262 gene encoding 26S proteasome non-ATPase regulatory subunit 1 homolog A-like isoform X1, with the protein product MAAVATVSSAGGILAMLHEPAEELKLHALASLNSVVHLFYPEISTSIPTIESLYEDEEFDQRQLAALVVSKVFYYLGELNDALLYALGAGPLFDVSEDSDYAHALLAKALDEYASFKTRASKATEEEENVDPRLEAIVERMLEKYDKILPFAHILLFIRWSIQLTVTLCCRCVLDGKYQQAMGMAVECRRLDKLEEAIVRCDNIHGALSYCINLSHQYVSHREYRCEVLRCLVKIYQTLPHPDFLSICQCLMFLGEPETVANILDTLISGSKDDALLAYQIAFDLVENENQAFLLNVRNRLDSQTPGQSNPDSGSALPVDQTVNAGTTSTEPAGDVQMGDDTTTANGNAHPVDPNEAVHADKLAKLKGILSGEKSIQLTLQFLYSHNRSDLLILKTIKQAVEMRNSVCHSATICSNAIMHAGTTVDTFLRENLEWLSRATNWAKFSATAGLGVIHRGHLQQGRALMAPYLPQSGAVGGGSPYSEGGALYALGLIHANHGEGIKQFLRESLRNTSAEVIQHGACLGLGLASLGTADEEVFEDIKNVLYTDSAVAGEAAGIGMGLLMVGTASEKAAEMLAYAHDTQHEKIIRGLALGIALTVYGREEEADTLIEQMTRDQDPILRYGGMYALALAYRGTANNKAIHQLLHFAVSDVSDDVRRTAVMGLGFVLYNEPEQTPRIVSLLSESYNPHVRYGAALAVGISCAGTGLSDAISLLEPLTSDVVDFVRQGALIAMAMVMIQTNESFDSRVGTFRRQLEKIILDKHEDTMSKMGAILASGILDAGGRNVTIKLLSRNKHDKLTAVIGLAVFTQFWYWYPLLYFISLAFSPTAIIGLNSNLEVPKFEFLSHAKPSLFEYPKPTTQQTTTSAVKLPTAILSTYAKAKSRAKKDAESKAANQEKTAEAESKANQEKSTAESKPSQEKSTDAESKAKTTEDASGSTSGDAAKTQEKDGDAMQVDGAAEKKAPEPEPAFQILANPARVVPAQEKFIKFIEGSRYVPVRPAPCGFILLRDTQPSEAEELVLTDAPATVATGAGNNAAAAAAGQGSAAMAVDDEPQPPQPFEYSA
- the LOC119356262 gene encoding 26S proteasome non-ATPase regulatory subunit 1 homolog A-like isoform X2 → MAAVATVSSAGGILAMLHEPAEELKLHALASLNSVVHLFYPEISTSIPTIESLYEDEEFDQRQLAALVVSKVFYYLGELNDALLYALGAGPLFDVSEDSDYAHALLAKALDEYASFKTRASKATEEEENVDPRLEAIVERMLEKCVLDGKYQQAMGMAVECRRLDKLEEAIVRCDNIHGALSYCINLSHQYVSHREYRCEVLRCLVKIYQTLPHPDFLSICQCLMFLGEPETVANILDTLISGSKDDALLAYQIAFDLVENENQAFLLNVRNRLDSQTPGQSNPDSGSALPVDQTVNAGTTSTEPAGDVQMGDDTTTANGNAHPVDPNEAVHADKLAKLKGILSGEKSIQLTLQFLYSHNRSDLLILKTIKQAVEMRNSVCHSATICSNAIMHAGTTVDTFLRENLEWLSRATNWAKFSATAGLGVIHRGHLQQGRALMAPYLPQSGAVGGGSPYSEGGALYALGLIHANHGEGIKQFLRESLRNTSAEVIQHGACLGLGLASLGTADEEVFEDIKNVLYTDSAVAGEAAGIGMGLLMVGTASEKAAEMLAYAHDTQHEKIIRGLALGIALTVYGREEEADTLIEQMTRDQDPILRYGGMYALALAYRGTANNKAIHQLLHFAVSDVSDDVRRTAVMGLGFVLYNEPEQTPRIVSLLSESYNPHVRYGAALAVGISCAGTGLSDAISLLEPLTSDVVDFVRQGALIAMAMVMIQTNESFDSRVGTFRRQLEKIILDKHEDTMSKMGAILASGILDAGGRNVTIKLLSRNKHDKLTAVIGLAVFTQFWYWYPLLYFISLAFSPTAIIGLNSNLEVPKFEFLSHAKPSLFEYPKPTTQQTTTSAVKLPTAILSTYAKAKSRAKKDAESKAANQEKTAEAESKANQEKSTAESKPSQEKSTDAESKAKTTEDASGSTSGDAAKTQEKDGDAMQVDGAAEKKAPEPEPAFQILANPARVVPAQEKFIKFIEGSRYVPVRPAPCGFILLRDTQPSEAEELVLTDAPATVATGAGNNAAAAAAGQGSAAMAVDDEPQPPQPFEYSA